The stretch of DNA AATGTTTCAGCATACACTGATGAAGTTAGCTCCAAGAAGGAGAAATCAAATGCTAATGACTTTGAGCCAAGACCTAACGTTTCAGCATATACTGATGATGTTAGTTCAAAGAAGGAGAAATCTTATGGGAAGACTTTGAGCCAAGGCCTAATGTTTCAGCATATACCGATGATGTTAGTTCAAAGAAGGAGAAATCTTATGGGGAAGAAGACTTTGAACCAAGACCTAATGTTTCAGCATATACTGATGATGTTAGTTCAAAGAAAGAGAAATCATACGGGGGAGACCAATCTAGCTTTAAAACAATTCACCTTGTTTACGTAAGTATTTTCTTCTTTATTAATGATGCAAAAGTATGAGATTGCTACCTACTAGAGTATCTCAACTGGGGATAGGATGCTATGTAAACCTAAATCATAAACACGTTGGCCTAATGTCacagaaatataaatatatacatttaaTACAGTCATTTTGACAAAGTTATAACGATAGATAATTAGGAGAAAAAATCTACAAACATCATACACCACATCTCATCAAGCCTAAAGTATATGATGTGAGTTCTAAGGAGAAATCCAATAGTGGAGACTTTGAAGTTTGAACCAAGACCTAATATTTCAGCATACAGTGATGAGTGATAGTGAATCTTCAGTATGAAGTTTAGTTGTATTGTGTGCTCTTATGTCACCTATCCATGTAGTTATAATGTATAATGGTAGTTATAATGTATAATGGTGCCCGCATGGGCAGCGCAGTTGGCTACGGaagggcagatcttgctgcaataaTGTATAATGGTGCATAAAGACTATGATTTTCGAATTAAGTTTAGTCATGTTTGTCATGGAATGTGTATTTTAGTTAAAAGCTCTCGGGTATGTTTGTATTCATCATCAGATCGGTTCGATTTTCTGGTTCAAACCGTCATCATCAACACCATTATCTTTTCCTGTACTAAAGTTTCAAGTATTCGACATGGAGAGCAGAGGCTAGAACTTAACAAAGAAATATTCTAGTTCAAACCGTCATCATCAACACCCTTATCTTTTCCTGAACTAAAGTTCCAAGTATTCAACATGGAGAGCAGAGGCTAGAACTTAACAAAGAAATGTTAAAGATGAAAGAGTTTTACACAGAAACTGCAATCAATTCAATTCACTGAAAAGTTCTATCCAGCTCTGCCAAATCAGAGCAGTACACATGGAAAGCAAGCCAAGTCCAAGCTCAggaaataacaaaatgaaattGCAATACAAACACTAGTATACACGCATGAACTTAGTGCAACACAAAAAACATAAGAATGATGAGTTCTGGTGCATCCCGGGAACTtctaaattatagtagtactcAATTAACATTCGCATCCAGTTGACCTTTGTTGGGCGCTGTTACCAACATCAATTGTGTCCGGCAGgtatcttcatcatcatcaagaaTATTAGCAAGAAGGATATATGTCGTGCAAGAATTATGAGATCAGTAAAATGCATGAGATCATGTGAAGCTTCAAATTTTAACACAACTGTCATTACTTCAGAGAAGTTTACTTTTTTAGAGTAAAACACACGCACGACTAAATGAAACATTCTGACAGCATTATGAGAAACAGAACAAGTCTAATAGAGTTGGTGCTAAAATATAAATGCAACTTGATGAGATGATATGGGATTTTGTACTCAcacttcttcctcttctccagTCTTCAAGGCATTCTTTGCAATAACCTGAAAGGCTTCTTCAACATTGGTGCCTTCCTTGGCAGAAGTCTCAAAGTAAGGAATATTCCCTTTTGAGGCACACCAAGCCCGGGCCTTTTTCTCAGATACCTATGTAAAGGAATTAAAGCAGGTAAAACAACGTCAATCTAAAAGAAATTCGCAGTTTATGCATTGGAAACGGTACAGCACACCACCTCAGTCTGCCAAACAGATAGGTTGAACAGTATTTATCATGGTACAACAAGCACTGAGTAAATACGAAATCGAATGCAAATGGATACCAGATCAGCTGTGCTTGAGTTTATCTCACTTTGATGAATATCACTAATGAGCTATTTATAAAAGGCTATTTTGGTGCAAATACTCCTACTTCTAAAACTTCACTGTCTACTTTTTAAAAACAGGCAGCAGCAGCTGAAAGGACCACCGGTCTGGGGAAGGAAGGGGAGGCACTGACTGGGACAGGGCAGGGTTAGGGCCTAGGGGAGGGGGTGGTGCTGACAGAGGGAAAGGTGGTGAGGGGGATGAATGGCAGCAGTAGACATCAACAAGGAGATTGGGGCGGATGAGCTTCCCTCCCTTGTGTTTTAATTGAGACGGTGAAAGAATTTTGTTTACTATCCACAATGACTTTCGATTTTTGCCTTGCCATAGTGGGAACGTAACTTATAAACATACTTGTGGGTAAGAATCTATTGAAGATTTTCCGTGGTCGAGGGAAGGAACACagaaagtaagagaaatgaataGATGTAAATGTAGATTTATAGGTCCAAACCATTCCACCACAGATAAGatgtcctaatgcctttagcaCAGTGATGCATTTCCCTATTACTTTAGTGACTCGGACATTATATTCAAATGTCACAAAAATGTCTAATATAGTTCGGATTCCACGTGCATGTAGCTTCACTGGGATCATCTCTGAACCtcaatatatatagaaaaaaggGGGGAGGAGGAGTTTACCACTCTACTATTTCCACCATCCACGTCAGTCTTGTTCCCGATCACCACAAATGGGAAATTTTCAGGATCAGAAGGGCTAGCCTGCAAAAATTATTATGTTTCATTAGTatgtttccatttttttcattaatgGGATAGAGATACTCTGCAATTGCATTAGGATGAAAAGTCCTTTCTTCAGAAACATAAAAAAACTCAGGGCTTTCAACACAACTGAGCTAAACAATGTTTGAGTAACATTTGGCAATGTCATGAAGAATTTCAAGTTGCAGTAACTTAGACTGCCTTCACATCCTTACCCTTTCTCTGCTAACATAAGCCGTCTATTTTCTTAATGCAGAAAAAGGATGTCTTTGTTAATTTAAACCATCATAAGGGAATATGCTTAAGGAAATGAGGGTTGATGCAGGATAAGATGCACAGatataattagtttttttagTTATCAGTGGCCTCGGTTAGAATTGATTTGAAAGGGCAGTTATTTGAAGGAGAGCATTCTCAGAAGAAAAAAAGTGCAAATACCTGAATCAAAAACTCTTCCCTCCAGTTATTAAGATTATCAAATGATTTCATGACATTGACGTCATAGACAAGCACACAGCAATCAGCACCACGATAAAAAGCAACTCCAAGACTTTGAAATCTTTCTTGGCCAGCTGTATCCCATATCTAATTATACACAGACACAAGCATAGGGCATAAGAGGCATTATAACGAGACACATTACACATAGTATGAAGACAAACAATTTACAAATATCAGTACTTTGATAACATATCCAATGTCTAAAGTGACCTGTATGATGCGATCCCTTAATGACTCTATCAAGGTATGTTTGATTTTTCACAATCCAAATTTAAAGCTAAAACCTTTAAATTAAGGAGAATATACTCTCCTTGTTTATTATTATCATAATCTGATGTGTAAATCAAACAGAACTGCTCTAGCATCTAACTGCTCATCCCATTCAGAACAAGTCTTTATCAGAATGAGACTGAGACTGAAACTAAGTCAGAACCAACTATATTACAGAGGAGCAAGACTATTTCTATGTTATGGACATGGATAAGAAACTTGAGATTTATGTTTCCATGTTCTGGTGTCACGTGCCATAATTGTTAGATAATGAAACTAGCAGCTTGCATACATACCTGCAAAGTGAAAAGCCGATCCTCAAACTGCACTTCCTTTGTCAAGAAATCTGCCCCAATTGTAGCTTTGTACTGGTTGCTAAACTTCTTGTTCACATATCTTTAATCAACAGGTTAAGAACACAAAAGCCAAATAGCATGAACCATGTTTCCATAACAGAAGCAGTAGATTACATTTTGCATCAgcaattattaaaataaatgagtAGGGTTGAGGATACTGGTTCATCAATGAGGTCTTGCCGACCCTGAAAAATACATAGACAAAACACATTAACAAATTATCCATCAAATAACAACACACATAAATAGGCATGTCATTATTAGCAAATTTCACTCCTCCTTTTGCTGATTTGCAAATTATTATCTAGCTTTGCATCTGAAGCAAAGGGCCAGActttgtattattttaaaaGAGGAGGCATGCCATAAATCCGAATTTCACTCCGTTTTATCTACACGGAGCTTGAGATCCAAACTCATGCGCCTGAATCCAGATCAGTCCGAATTGAATCAATCAAACAtcctaattttattaatttcatcTGCAGAAGTATAAATTAAACAAACCAAATCCGAAACAGCGATAATTCCCATACACACACCAATTCACACATAAACAACCGAGTTTAGTGAAAAACACACCCGCTATCGCCGAGGATGATGACCTTGAGGAGAGCTCTTCTGCGAGACGGCATGGTTTCGGGAATTCTGGCTGGGAATTTGACCCGTTAAAAGTTTCTTCGAGAaaaggtctctctctctcttcgggCGTGTTGCCAGACAGGCGATCCAAATTGAATCCGGGTTTCGATTCGATTCAACAATGACTGcactttctctctcttgagTTCAATTTTTTCTCTCACTACACAACAAAACAGTTGGCATGGATGTCGCCAGCTGGCGTTCTACGGAATATTCGGTTCCCATATACACAATTTCTACTTGGATAATTACTTTACTTTTTATTGGATTCCTATTTATTTTGATCTAGGAGTATTGATTTTGTTAAATCAAGTGCTCGTATATTGTTAAATATATCAATCGTATCCAGGAATAACATCACACTATTAAATCAATTATGAAGAAATGATATGCTATATATATTATGTGGGCTTCTTATATGACCACTATTCTCATTGAACGCACGTTTAGCATTGtttgtttcaatttatatatttagtttaattctaatacattaaaaaatgttattgcaatttttaatttcacaaaattcatttaaaaaaactTGAGGTGCTCGTTTTCTctgtaattttaaataaattactaaaaaaataaattgagctttaatttttttgaattttgtgaaattaaaaattgcaataacattttttaatgtgttagaatcaaactaaatatataaatcgaaaagAACAACGTTAAACGTGTGTTAAACGAGAGTGATGTTCACATA from Salvia splendens isolate huo1 unplaced genomic scaffold, SspV2 ctg544, whole genome shotgun sequence encodes:
- the LOC121790554 gene encoding ras-related protein Rab7-like; amino-acid sequence: MPSRRRALLKVIILGDSGVGKTSLMNQYVNKKFSNQYKATIGADFLTKEVQFEDRLFTLQIWDTAGQERFQSLGVAFYRGADCCVLVYDVNVMKSFDNLNNWREEFLIQASPSDPENFPFVVIGNKTDVDGGNSRVVSEKKARAWCASKGNIPYFETSAKEGTNVEEAFQVIAKNALKTGEEEEVYLPDTIDVGNSAQQRSTGCEC